From Oenococcus sicerae, the proteins below share one genomic window:
- a CDS encoding bifunctional metallophosphatase/5'-nucleotidase yields the protein MKIYLLSTSDVHGYIAPSNFVDQQSTSFGLARAKTLIDQFRADHADDIVLTIENGDFIQGSPLTNYIAQKRTDYVGLYEKLAKIVGYDARVLGNHEFNYGKEYTQSAIPKNAGVLDANVFDRKAHFYADPYKIFDFGAVKIGILGLTTEYIPHWESASHLMGLTFENPVQTAEKYVPIMKKAGADVIVVAYHAGFECDLDTGQATEKITGENRGYELLQKVSGIDALITGHQHRELAQLVKTPFGSIPITQPGYQAAAVGAIRLDFDPDSKNIIHRDAKLLLTAKFPADSRIMESLSIVQPELDRFLDEKIGEIDPDMLIHDHFNARLHGHPYLSLVNKVQAEAVNADISANALFSNAVLGLPHETTRRDIATNYLFPNTAVAEEITGQDLLNALERAAEYFVLNKDGSISVSDRFGKPIIKHYNYDYFSGIDYTFDLRQPIGSRVKDVSYHGQAIKKDQIYRIALSNYRSSGVGGYSSYSVTKIVQSSTVDMVDLLTTYVSNNSPIQSFLPNNLTIITK from the coding sequence ATGAAAATTTATTTATTGTCTACTTCGGATGTCCACGGTTATATTGCACCAAGCAATTTTGTGGATCAACAATCTACGTCCTTTGGCTTAGCAAGAGCCAAAACGTTAATTGATCAATTTCGTGCTGATCATGCCGATGATATTGTCTTGACAATTGAAAACGGTGATTTTATTCAAGGATCGCCATTAACTAATTATATTGCGCAAAAAAGAACTGATTATGTTGGTTTGTATGAAAAACTAGCTAAAATAGTCGGCTATGACGCACGTGTTTTAGGGAATCATGAATTCAATTACGGCAAAGAATATACACAAAGTGCTATTCCAAAAAATGCTGGCGTGCTGGATGCAAATGTTTTTGATCGAAAAGCGCATTTCTATGCTGATCCTTACAAAATTTTTGATTTTGGCGCAGTTAAAATTGGTATTCTTGGTCTGACGACTGAATATATTCCACATTGGGAATCAGCCAGCCATTTAATGGGTCTAACTTTTGAAAATCCTGTGCAGACGGCCGAAAAATATGTGCCGATCATGAAAAAAGCCGGCGCTGATGTGATCGTTGTGGCCTATCATGCTGGTTTTGAGTGTGATTTAGATACTGGCCAGGCAACAGAAAAAATAACGGGTGAAAATCGCGGCTATGAACTGTTGCAAAAAGTTTCGGGTATTGATGCTTTAATTACCGGTCATCAACACCGGGAATTAGCCCAACTTGTTAAAACGCCATTTGGTTCGATACCGATCACCCAGCCTGGTTATCAGGCGGCTGCCGTTGGTGCAATCAGACTAGATTTTGATCCCGATTCTAAAAACATTATTCATCGGGATGCCAAACTATTACTTACTGCGAAGTTCCCAGCTGATTCGAGAATCATGGAGAGTTTGTCAATTGTTCAACCGGAACTCGATCGTTTTTTAGATGAAAAAATTGGTGAGATCGATCCTGATATGTTGATTCATGACCATTTTAATGCTCGTTTGCACGGCCATCCTTATTTGTCATTAGTTAATAAGGTTCAGGCTGAGGCTGTCAATGCAGATATTTCAGCTAATGCTTTATTTTCAAATGCTGTGCTTGGTCTGCCTCATGAGACTACGAGACGGGATATTGCGACCAACTACTTATTTCCAAATACAGCTGTAGCGGAGGAGATTACTGGTCAGGATCTATTGAACGCTCTTGAACGAGCGGCTGAATACTTTGTTTTAAATAAAGATGGCAGTATCTCTGTGTCGGATCGATTTGGCAAACCAATTATCAAGCATTACAATTACGACTATTTTTCTGGTATTGATTATACTTTCGATTTGAGACAGCCAATTGGATCGCGAGTCAAGGATGTCAGTTATCATGGTCAAGCGATTAAAAAAGATCAGATTTATAGGATCGCTTTGTCTAATTATCGCAGTTCGGGAGTTGGTGGCTATAGCAGCTATTCGGTCACTAAAATAGTTCAAAGCTCAACCGTCGATATGGTTGATTTATTAACTACTTACGTTAGCAATAATTCACCGATTCAGTCTTTTTTGCCAAATAATTTGACAATTATCACTAAATAA
- the rbsD gene encoding D-ribose pyranase, with amino-acid sequence MKKGILLNSQISAVIADMGHFDTLGIGDAGMPVPNTTKKIDLAVTKNLPRFNDVVETVLQELQVQRAFIASEMKTANPEGLKKLLATLGSQVTIIYIPHEQMKADLHQARAFVRTGEEHPYANVILESGVVF; translated from the coding sequence ATGAAAAAAGGTATCTTATTAAACTCGCAAATATCAGCCGTGATTGCAGATATGGGGCATTTCGATACTTTGGGGATCGGTGATGCTGGGATGCCAGTTCCCAATACAACAAAAAAAATAGATTTAGCCGTTACGAAAAACTTGCCGAGATTTAATGATGTTGTCGAAACTGTTTTGCAAGAATTGCAAGTCCAACGAGCTTTCATCGCTAGTGAAATGAAGACAGCAAATCCTGAGGGATTAAAAAAATTACTAGCTACACTGGGCAGCCAGGTCACTATCATTTATATTCCTCATGAGCAAATGAAGGCTGATTTGCATCAAGCCCGAGCTTTTGTTCGAACTGGTGAGGAACATCCATATGCCAACGTGATTTTGGAATCGGGAGTTGTCTTCTAG
- the rbsR gene encoding ribose utilization transcriptional repressor RbsR: MSKKITIKEVAHKVGLSITAVSQILNGKGARFSEGNIKKVFAARDELHYVPSLAARNLSNKTDVTIGVLVPAISNPFFSEFLQSIENYSDPKTHVMMIGLDGDRGQLYSAIEGLLSQGIDGLIVAVAVDGYPEVNALLKENLIPYIVLDQNNTKDSDFIAADDFHGGQLAAQYLCSLGHEKISIVAANSEATTYNLTVRLNGFLETCRDSGIKKENIQIIKTQFTKHGGQKTAAAIIAFRPTAIFTLSDELAIGVLGGLNDYGFKVPDDFSLIGYDDTDYAEFMNPKLTTIRQPIPLLAKYALEMLKNRMINPKIKEQIRTVDVELIIRDSCKKR; encoded by the coding sequence ATGAGCAAGAAAATAACGATTAAAGAAGTTGCCCACAAGGTAGGCTTATCGATCACTGCTGTTAGCCAGATTTTGAACGGTAAAGGCGCGCGTTTTTCCGAAGGCAATATTAAAAAGGTGTTTGCTGCCCGTGATGAATTGCATTATGTGCCAAGTCTTGCAGCTAGAAATCTGAGCAATAAAACAGATGTGACGATTGGTGTTTTGGTACCAGCCATTTCGAATCCTTTTTTTAGCGAATTTTTACAATCAATCGAAAACTATTCTGATCCAAAAACACACGTGATGATGATTGGATTGGATGGCGACAGGGGCCAACTTTATTCTGCGATCGAAGGTTTGCTGTCTCAAGGAATTGACGGTCTCATTGTCGCTGTTGCAGTTGATGGTTATCCAGAAGTTAATGCCTTATTGAAAGAAAATTTAATTCCATATATCGTTTTAGACCAAAATAATACCAAGGATTCTGATTTTATTGCGGCGGATGATTTCCATGGCGGACAGCTGGCTGCCCAGTATTTGTGTTCTTTGGGACACGAAAAAATTAGTATCGTCGCGGCTAATTCGGAAGCAACTACTTATAATTTGACGGTTCGTTTGAACGGTTTTTTAGAAACTTGCCGCGATTCAGGTATAAAAAAAGAAAACATTCAAATTATTAAAACCCAGTTCACAAAACATGGTGGTCAGAAAACAGCAGCTGCCATTATTGCATTTAGACCAACAGCAATTTTTACATTAAGCGATGAACTTGCTATTGGTGTACTAGGCGGACTCAATGACTATGGTTTCAAAGTCCCGGATGATTTTTCCTTAATTGGATATGACGATACCGATTACGCTGAATTTATGAATCCAAAGCTCACAACTATTAGGCAGCCAATTCCGCTATTAGCCAAGTACGCGTTAGAAATGCTAAAGAACCGCATGATAAATCCAAAGATTAAAGAACAAATTAGAACGGTCGATGTGGAATTGATTATCCGTGATTCATGCAAAAAACGGTAA
- the phnE gene encoding phosphonate ABC transporter, permease protein PhnE gives MISLPKRTVVERFHIKEIVYFLLIIFLLMISSLTTGTVLSEFFNHDSLGQFAVLWQKMFHPAWSYWSYVVSPLLDTIRMALVGTLLGTIIAIPFALLSASNIVTVAWIRGVVRIICNLVRTLPDLLLAAVFTAILGFGPLAGVVTLLIFTFGQMAKLMFEAIETIDKGPLEALEAVGANKLQIIVFAVVPQIMNTFLSNFLYTFEVNVRASTVIGYVGAGGIGQLLQVTINQFRYDETAVIIFVILIVVVGIEFMNNYLREKLA, from the coding sequence ATGATCTCACTGCCAAAAAGAACTGTCGTTGAACGTTTCCATATCAAGGAAATTGTTTATTTTTTGTTGATCATTTTTTTATTAATGATTTCTTCATTGACAACGGGAACAGTATTAAGCGAGTTTTTTAATCATGATTCTTTAGGACAGTTTGCAGTTCTCTGGCAAAAAATGTTTCACCCGGCTTGGTCTTATTGGTCTTATGTGGTGAGTCCTTTATTGGATACGATTCGCATGGCTCTAGTTGGGACCTTATTAGGGACAATTATTGCGATACCTTTTGCTTTATTGTCAGCCAGTAACATTGTTACCGTTGCTTGGATTCGGGGTGTGGTGCGTATTATTTGTAATCTGGTGCGAACTTTACCAGATTTGTTATTAGCTGCAGTTTTTACCGCAATTTTAGGTTTTGGACCCTTGGCTGGTGTTGTGACTTTGCTGATTTTTACATTTGGACAAATGGCAAAGCTAATGTTTGAAGCGATCGAGACAATTGATAAAGGGCCTTTGGAGGCTTTGGAAGCGGTTGGTGCTAACAAACTTCAGATCATTGTCTTTGCCGTAGTACCACAAATTATGAATACTTTTTTGTCGAACTTTTTATATACTTTCGAGGTTAATGTCCGTGCTTCAACTGTCATTGGTTATGTTGGTGCGGGTGGAATTGGCCAACTTCTGCAAGTTACGATCAATCAATTTCGTTACGATGAAACAGCTGTTATTATTTTTGTGATTTTGATTGTCGTTGTGGGAATTGAGTTTATGAATAATTATTTGCGGGAGAAACTGGCATGA
- a CDS encoding sugar ABC transporter ATP-binding protein, whose amino-acid sequence MKIELKNIWKAFGQNSVLKGVNLTVRPGEVHALVGENGAGKSTLMNILTGLLKAEKGEILVNDKATLYSDAMAAEQAGISFIHQEMNNYGQMTVLQNMFINREIKGKFGLLDENEMAKIAKRYLDEMGSDAELGVDIGDLSVGKQQVIEIAKSLMTDAKVIIMDEPTAALTQSEISALFDNIRRLKAKGVSFIYISHRMEEIFQIADAVTVMRDGVTVSAYQTAATNVGQLVKDMVGRDIGDFYPSRHPKFGPVALKVAHAHGGHFSDVSFEVREGEILGFSGLMGAGRTETMRAIFGVDKLESGDVYVHGKKIRITSPAEAIKNNIGFVTEDRKDEGLILDFDLKENILLPTVDGFNKKGLIDETAIDEFSQALIKRLTVKSMSEHDLASSLSGGNQQKLVLAKWVGAGSNVLILDEPTRGVDVGAKREIYDLMNELTDRDVAIIMISSDLPEVIAMSDRIAVMYEGRLTGEINGKTATQEQVMALATGGK is encoded by the coding sequence ATGAAAATTGAGCTTAAAAATATTTGGAAGGCTTTTGGCCAGAACTCAGTTTTAAAAGGTGTTAATTTAACAGTCCGACCCGGAGAAGTTCATGCGCTGGTCGGAGAAAATGGCGCTGGCAAATCTACTTTAATGAACATACTGACGGGCCTATTAAAGGCAGAGAAGGGTGAAATTTTAGTCAATGATAAGGCGACCCTTTATTCAGATGCGATGGCTGCCGAACAAGCTGGAATTTCTTTTATTCATCAAGAAATGAATAATTATGGTCAAATGACTGTGTTGCAAAATATGTTTATCAATCGTGAGATCAAAGGAAAATTTGGTTTACTTGATGAAAACGAAATGGCAAAAATTGCCAAAAGATATCTAGATGAAATGGGTTCAGATGCTGAGCTCGGAGTTGATATCGGCGATTTGTCGGTTGGTAAACAGCAAGTTATTGAAATTGCCAAATCTCTTATGACGGATGCAAAAGTGATTATCATGGATGAACCGACAGCCGCTTTGACTCAATCAGAAATCAGTGCTTTGTTTGACAATATCCGTAGACTAAAAGCCAAAGGTGTCTCTTTTATCTATATTTCACATCGTATGGAAGAAATTTTTCAAATTGCTGATGCAGTCACAGTCATGCGTGACGGTGTGACAGTCTCTGCTTATCAAACAGCTGCAACAAATGTTGGACAATTAGTTAAGGATATGGTTGGTCGTGATATTGGTGATTTTTATCCATCACGCCATCCAAAATTCGGTCCAGTAGCCTTAAAGGTGGCACATGCTCACGGTGGACACTTCTCTGATGTGAGTTTCGAAGTTCGAGAAGGTGAGATTTTAGGTTTTTCCGGCTTAATGGGTGCCGGTCGAACCGAAACGATGCGCGCGATTTTCGGAGTTGACAAGCTTGAGTCTGGCGATGTTTATGTGCATGGCAAGAAAATTAGAATAACAAGTCCAGCCGAGGCGATCAAAAATAACATTGGTTTTGTTACAGAGGATCGTAAAGACGAAGGTCTAATTTTGGATTTTGATCTCAAAGAAAATATTTTGCTGCCGACTGTGGATGGTTTTAATAAAAAAGGTTTGATTGACGAAACTGCTATCGATGAATTTTCGCAAGCATTGATAAAACGTTTAACGGTTAAGTCAATGAGCGAGCATGATCTAGCTTCAAGTTTGTCAGGCGGAAATCAACAAAAATTGGTCTTAGCTAAATGGGTTGGTGCGGGCAGTAACGTCTTGATTTTAGATGAACCGACTCGTGGAGTCGACGTCGGTGCTAAAAGAGAAATTTACGATTTAATGAATGAACTGACCGATCGAGACGTCGCTATCATTATGATTTCATCGGATCTGCCTGAAGTGATTGCAATGTCAGATCGAATTGCAGTGATGTATGAAGGCCGTTTAACTGGTGAAATTAATGGTAAAACTGCGACGCAAGAACAAGTAATGGCACTTGCTACTGGAGGGAAATAA
- a CDS encoding PhnE/PtxC family ABC transporter permease, whose translation MINVPKKSFTQRIRPYVIALVIIAIYVWAFAGIKFNGIQEMAGQITASVWHGLLHPDWQFVSAPLDRWLNANFHMGISSNFTDADGEDLVAKLLQTVAIAFLGTFVSAFLAIPVAFWSARTEGRDKTSWLQQFKTIAYLALGIFTVVLLIWGFRLIFDFTAFPKNLFIFALILWSFEALLILVNALVKQLTRHTIFHSKSTNGKFVLTLIRVFPEIVLALMFIKAVGPGSFAGVLALSVHSVGMLGKLNGEAIENLDRGPNEAIIAAGGTQLDTLVYATLPNAMPNFLSNTLYRFEISVRSASILGMVGAGGIGQDLILSTQVRDWPRAGIILIGVVIMVTLIDFISGQLRKRII comes from the coding sequence ATGATCAACGTTCCTAAAAAAAGTTTCACTCAACGAATTCGGCCCTATGTTATTGCATTGGTCATTATTGCAATTTACGTTTGGGCTTTTGCTGGCATCAAATTTAACGGTATCCAGGAAATGGCTGGTCAGATAACGGCCTCTGTCTGGCATGGCTTGCTACATCCAGATTGGCAATTTGTATCAGCACCGCTGGACCGCTGGTTGAACGCGAATTTTCACATGGGCATTTCATCAAATTTTACTGATGCTGATGGTGAAGACTTGGTTGCTAAATTGCTCCAAACAGTTGCGATCGCTTTTCTGGGAACTTTTGTCTCGGCTTTTTTAGCTATTCCGGTCGCCTTTTGGTCAGCTCGTACAGAAGGCCGCGACAAAACATCTTGGCTGCAGCAGTTTAAGACGATCGCTTATCTTGCTTTGGGCATTTTTACTGTTGTTTTGCTAATTTGGGGATTTCGTCTTATCTTCGATTTCACAGCGTTTCCAAAAAATCTTTTTATTTTCGCACTGATTCTTTGGTCTTTTGAAGCACTATTAATTCTCGTGAATGCTTTGGTGAAACAGCTGACACGACACACGATTTTTCATTCGAAATCTACGAATGGCAAATTTGTTTTAACTTTGATTCGTGTCTTTCCTGAGATCGTGTTAGCACTCATGTTTATTAAAGCTGTAGGTCCTGGATCGTTTGCAGGTGTTTTAGCTTTGTCCGTTCATTCAGTTGGCATGTTGGGCAAACTTAACGGCGAGGCAATTGAAAATCTTGACCGGGGACCTAATGAAGCGATTATTGCTGCTGGGGGCACTCAATTAGACACACTTGTTTATGCGACGCTGCCAAATGCGATGCCCAATTTCTTAAGCAATACTTTGTACCGTTTTGAGATTTCTGTTCGATCGGCTTCAATTTTGGGCATGGTTGGTGCCGGAGGTATTGGGCAAGATCTTATTTTGAGTACACAGGTGCGTGATTGGCCGCGGGCAGGTATTATTTTAATTGGCGTTGTGATCATGGTTACACTGATTGACTTTATTTCGGGACAATTAAGAAAGCGGATTATTTGA
- a CDS encoding D-ribose ABC transporter substrate-binding protein has protein sequence MLKKKSSIISLGLVIVILLSLFISGKPLLTLRNPWVAADQNKKINAKDIKIGVSLSTMNNPFFISVADGIKVEAKNQGVKGLIIDDGKNDTSKQSNDIEDLIQQQVDVLIINPVDSDAVTPEVKEANQAGIPVITIDRSSTGGKVLSLVSSDSVLAGKMAADFMFKAVGQNAKVAELQGTPGASAARDRGKGFEEASKGKLNIVAKQTANFDRSQGLSVAENIIQGHTDLKGIFAQNDEMALGTAQAVNGNNIVIIGIDGEADGLAAVKSGKMSATVAQHPEEMGKLAVQTVIKHFKGKKVAKWTKSPVALVVNDKYKNLIK, from the coding sequence ATGTTAAAGAAAAAAAGTTCAATTATTTCACTTGGATTAGTTATTGTCATCTTGCTGTCTTTATTTATATCTGGTAAACCCTTGCTGACCTTGCGCAATCCATGGGTAGCGGCCGATCAAAATAAAAAAATCAATGCAAAAGATATAAAAATCGGTGTTTCACTTTCAACGATGAATAATCCCTTCTTTATCTCGGTTGCTGATGGCATCAAGGTTGAAGCCAAAAATCAAGGTGTTAAAGGATTAATTATTGATGATGGTAAAAATGACACTTCTAAACAATCGAACGATATCGAAGATTTGATTCAACAACAAGTAGATGTTTTAATTATTAATCCAGTTGATTCTGATGCTGTAACGCCTGAGGTGAAAGAGGCTAATCAGGCAGGAATTCCTGTGATCACGATCGATCGTTCTTCTACTGGCGGCAAAGTCTTGTCGCTTGTGTCATCTGACTCGGTACTAGCTGGGAAAATGGCAGCTGATTTTATGTTTAAAGCAGTTGGACAAAACGCAAAAGTTGCTGAATTGCAGGGGACGCCTGGTGCTTCGGCTGCCCGTGATCGCGGTAAAGGTTTCGAAGAAGCTTCTAAAGGGAAACTGAATATCGTGGCTAAGCAGACCGCCAATTTTGACCGTTCTCAAGGATTATCAGTGGCGGAAAACATTATTCAAGGACATACTGATTTGAAGGGCATATTTGCTCAGAATGATGAAATGGCTTTGGGGACTGCACAAGCTGTCAATGGCAATAATATTGTGATTATTGGTATTGATGGTGAGGCTGATGGCTTGGCTGCTGTAAAATCCGGTAAAATGAGTGCTACCGTGGCTCAGCACCCTGAGGAAATGGGGAAACTGGCGGTTCAAACCGTCATTAAACACTTCAAAGGCAAAAAAGTGGCAAAGTGGACTAAGTCGCCAGTTGCGTTAGTGGTGAATGATAAATATAAGAATTTAATTAAGTAG
- a CDS encoding ABC transporter permease: METTSKTSVKSFISKLGPWGALIVLVLIVTILNPGFLNINNIFNLLRQVSINAIIAFAMTFVILTGGIDLSVGSILAFSTAITAQLIVGGVPTIIAVIAGILLGGVSGAINGLIITKGGAAPFIVTLATMTIFRGATYVFTNGSPITGAKITNNYSFQVLGRGYVLGIPVPVLIMFAAFVVLYILLHRMSFGRKTYAIGGNAKAAFVSGIKTDKVLIWIYTISGAAAALAGMILTSRLSSAQPDAGTGYEMDAIASVVLGGTSLAGGKGRIVGTFVGALIIGVLNNGMNLLGISSFYQQIVKGIVILIAVLLDRKKTKA, from the coding sequence ATGGAAACGACATCAAAAACTTCTGTTAAGTCTTTCATATCAAAATTAGGGCCTTGGGGTGCTTTGATCGTGTTGGTTTTGATCGTAACGATCTTGAACCCAGGTTTTTTGAACATTAACAATATTTTTAATCTGCTACGCCAAGTCTCGATTAATGCAATTATTGCCTTTGCAATGACTTTCGTCATTTTGACTGGTGGCATTGATTTATCAGTTGGATCAATTCTAGCTTTTTCGACTGCAATTACTGCACAGCTGATCGTAGGCGGCGTACCAACCATTATTGCTGTGATAGCTGGCATCTTATTAGGCGGTGTTTCTGGTGCTATTAACGGTTTAATCATTACGAAGGGTGGAGCGGCACCCTTCATTGTGACTTTAGCGACAATGACCATTTTCCGCGGTGCAACTTATGTGTTCACGAATGGATCGCCTATTACCGGCGCTAAAATCACAAATAATTATTCTTTTCAGGTTCTTGGCCGCGGATATGTTCTAGGCATTCCGGTTCCAGTCTTGATCATGTTTGCTGCCTTTGTTGTTTTGTATATACTGCTTCATCGTATGAGCTTTGGTCGTAAAACATATGCCATTGGCGGTAATGCGAAAGCAGCTTTTGTTTCAGGGATTAAGACTGACAAGGTTTTAATTTGGATTTATACAATTTCTGGCGCTGCCGCTGCTTTGGCAGGAATGATCCTAACTTCGCGTTTATCATCTGCTCAGCCGGATGCCGGCACCGGATATGAGATGGATGCGATCGCTTCAGTTGTTTTAGGCGGCACTAGCCTAGCTGGTGGTAAAGGCCGAATCGTTGGTACCTTTGTTGGTGCTTTGATCATTGGTGTTTTAAACAACGGCATGAATTTACTTGGTATTTCAAGTTTTTATCAGCAAATTGTTAAAGGCATTGTCATCTTAATTGCTGTTTTGCTTGACCGCAAGAAGACCAAGGCTTAA
- the rbsK gene encoding ribokinase has protein sequence MKKQGKKIVVLGSLNVDTIQHLDKLPKQGETIHIQDLTSAPGGKGANQAVAAARQGAQVSFIGAVGDDANGRFMTQTLVDNGIDVSHIVTKNVPTGAAYIMLEADGNNTILVYGGANMQVSSEDVLAASELIARADLIIAQFETPIDATMTAFEIAKQHHVMTILNPAPAQKIGPELLALSDFVTPNETEAAALIGRSVEFNQASLNQAAAAFEKLGVKNTLITLGEHGSFYKLADQSGMIPSFKVKAIDTTAAGDTYIGSFAANLNGDFSNLVQALTWASRSSSLAVQKAGALPSIPNFEEVQAAMQ, from the coding sequence ATCAAAAAACAAGGGAAGAAAATCGTTGTCCTCGGATCTTTAAATGTTGATACGATTCAGCATTTGGATAAATTACCTAAGCAAGGGGAAACAATTCACATTCAAGATTTAACCAGCGCACCTGGCGGCAAGGGTGCTAATCAGGCTGTGGCTGCAGCTCGACAAGGTGCACAAGTAAGTTTTATCGGTGCAGTTGGCGATGATGCTAATGGTCGGTTTATGACACAGACCTTAGTTGACAATGGCATTGACGTATCGCATATCGTGACTAAAAATGTCCCGACTGGTGCCGCTTATATCATGCTGGAGGCTGATGGCAATAACACGATTTTAGTTTATGGTGGTGCCAATATGCAGGTCAGTTCCGAAGATGTTTTGGCAGCTTCAGAACTAATTGCCAGGGCCGACTTGATTATTGCTCAATTTGAAACACCTATTGATGCGACAATGACAGCATTTGAAATTGCTAAGCAACATCATGTGATGACTATTTTAAATCCAGCACCGGCACAAAAAATTGGACCTGAATTATTAGCTCTGTCTGATTTTGTGACGCCTAATGAGACCGAAGCAGCAGCACTAATCGGTCGCAGTGTTGAATTTAATCAAGCGTCTTTGAATCAGGCTGCTGCAGCTTTTGAAAAACTTGGTGTGAAAAATACATTGATCACACTAGGGGAACATGGCTCGTTTTATAAACTTGCTGATCAATCAGGTATGATTCCAAGCTTCAAAGTTAAAGCGATTGATACGACAGCTGCCGGGGACACTTATATCGGCTCATTTGCTGCCAATCTGAATGGCGATTTTAGTAATTTAGTCCAGGCATTGACTTGGGCCAGCCGCAGTTCATCATTAGCGGTTCAAAAGGCCGGCGCATTGCCTTCGATTCCTAATTTTGAGGAAGTTCAGGCGGCGATGCAATGA
- the phnC gene encoding phosphonate ABC transporter ATP-binding protein: MTDTNLIEIKNVNKIYDNGVVGLKDINLNVKKGEFIVIVGLSGAGKSTLLRSINRLHDVSSGDILIDGQSIQKATGKKLRRMRRDVAMIFQNFNLVKRASVRRNVLSGRVGYYGSFKSTLGLFKKSDVDLAVKSLQRVNLAEKFYDRADALSGGQQQRVAIARALMQEPKIMLADEPTASLDPATSTLVMDDLKSLNKDLGITVVANLHNEGLALKYGSRIIGLRAGELVFDKAVEQVSETDFDEIYGRTGQIKIKGGNK, translated from the coding sequence ATGACTGATACTAATTTGATTGAAATCAAGAATGTCAATAAAATCTACGACAACGGAGTCGTTGGTTTGAAGGATATTAATTTAAATGTTAAAAAAGGTGAATTTATTGTGATTGTTGGTTTATCCGGTGCGGGGAAATCGACACTTTTGCGTTCGATAAATAGACTACATGATGTTAGTTCGGGTGATATTTTGATTGATGGTCAATCCATTCAGAAAGCCACTGGCAAAAAACTACGGAGAATGCGCCGTGATGTGGCTATGATTTTTCAGAATTTTAATTTAGTTAAACGAGCATCAGTACGCCGAAATGTCCTTTCTGGTCGAGTTGGTTATTATGGTTCTTTTAAATCGACTTTAGGTCTTTTTAAAAAAAGCGACGTTGATTTAGCGGTAAAGTCTTTGCAACGAGTTAATTTGGCGGAAAAATTTTATGATCGGGCTGATGCACTGTCTGGCGGCCAACAACAACGTGTTGCAATCGCCAGAGCTTTGATGCAGGAACCGAAAATCATGTTGGCTGATGAGCCAACCGCCAGTTTGGATCCAGCTACCTCCACTTTGGTCATGGATGACTTGAAATCATTGAACAAAGATTTGGGAATTACGGTTGTAGCGAACCTTCATAATGAAGGACTAGCATTAAAATATGGTTCTCGCATCATTGGCTTACGGGCTGGCGAATTAGTTTTTGATAAAGCAGTTGAACAAGTTTCGGAAACTGATTTTGATGAAATTTATGGTCGAACAGGCCAGATAAAAATTAAAGGCGGTAACAAATGA